A genomic segment from Syntrophotalea acetylenivorans encodes:
- a CDS encoding sigma-54-dependent transcriptional regulator has translation MLKEEKYNILVVDDEESMREFLSIMLHREGYAVDAAFDGAQAVARLKEHSYDLVISDIKMPRLDGFGVLDYITESCPDTAIIMITAFSTAQQAVDAMKKGAYDYITKPFNNEEIRLIVKNALERKELRRENLELKKELGQRYSFANLIGKSRAMQQVYHFIEKVADSKANVLVTGESGTGKELVAKAVHYNSRRKDQPFVPINCGAIPENLLESELFGHEKGAFTGATHQKSGLFEVASGGTVFLDEIAELPAMMQVKLLRVLQEHEFRRVGGTKDIKVDVRLVAATNKNLENMVAEETFREDLFYRLNVIHVDLPALKERKEDIPLLVEHFLHKLTGDDQLKASESIMRRLLDYHWPGNIRELENTIERCVVLGCDGELAEDSLPKHVGSSTSNGAGVLDELPEEGLDLDAYLGTIEQDILLKALDRCGGVRKKAAELLCISFRSIRYRLAKYGMANEGEDE, from the coding sequence ATTTTGAAAGAAGAAAAATACAATATACTGGTCGTCGATGATGAAGAGAGTATGCGTGAGTTTCTCAGTATCATGCTTCACCGGGAGGGTTATGCGGTCGATGCGGCCTTTGACGGGGCTCAGGCCGTGGCTCGTTTAAAAGAGCACTCTTACGACCTGGTCATTAGTGACATCAAGATGCCCCGCCTCGATGGTTTCGGTGTGCTGGATTATATTACAGAATCTTGCCCTGATACAGCGATTATTATGATTACCGCCTTTTCCACCGCACAGCAGGCGGTGGATGCTATGAAAAAGGGTGCCTACGACTACATTACCAAGCCTTTTAATAATGAAGAAATTCGGCTGATTGTTAAAAATGCCCTGGAACGCAAGGAATTGCGCCGTGAAAATCTTGAACTGAAAAAGGAACTCGGCCAGCGTTACTCCTTTGCCAATCTGATTGGCAAGAGTCGAGCCATGCAACAGGTTTACCATTTTATTGAAAAAGTTGCAGACAGCAAAGCCAATGTTTTAGTAACTGGGGAAAGCGGCACTGGCAAAGAACTGGTTGCTAAAGCCGTTCACTATAACAGCCGCCGCAAAGACCAGCCCTTTGTTCCCATTAATTGCGGAGCCATTCCTGAAAATCTACTCGAAAGCGAACTGTTCGGTCACGAGAAGGGAGCCTTTACGGGGGCTACCCATCAAAAATCCGGTCTGTTCGAGGTTGCTAGTGGCGGAACGGTGTTTCTTGACGAGATCGCTGAATTGCCAGCCATGATGCAGGTCAAACTGCTGCGGGTATTACAGGAACACGAATTTCGCCGCGTTGGAGGCACCAAGGATATAAAGGTCGATGTGCGCTTGGTGGCGGCTACCAATAAAAATTTGGAAAACATGGTAGCGGAAGAAACTTTTCGTGAGGACCTCTTTTATCGGCTCAATGTTATTCACGTTGATCTTCCGGCCCTTAAAGAACGCAAGGAGGACATTCCCTTGCTGGTCGAGCACTTTTTGCACAAACTGACTGGCGACGATCAACTTAAGGCCTCTGAATCGATTATGCGTCGCCTCCTTGATTATCACTGGCCCGGCAATATCCGCGAGCTGGAAAATACCATCGAGCGTTGCGTGGTGCTCGGTTGCGATGGAGAGTTGGCTGAAGACAGCCTGCCGAAGCACGTTGGTAGTTCTACTTCCAATGGGGCTGGCGTTTTGGACGAGTTGCCTGAAGAAGGCCTTGACCTCGATGCCTACCTTGGTACCATCGAGCAGGATATCCTTCTCAAGGCCCTGGATCGGTGTGGTGGGGTGCGGAAAAAAGCCGCCGAACTCCTCTGTATCTCTTTCCGTTCCATTCGCTACCGTTTGGCTAAATACGGCATGGCAAACGAAGGCGAGGATGAATAG
- the pilM gene encoding type IV pilus assembly protein PilM, which produces MLQGLFGIKKDIVGIDVGSSSVKLVQLKAVKGGYQLLNLGIAQLPPEAIVDNTVMDSVAVVDSIRNLVENQKVKTKNVAASVSGHSVIIRKITMPIMTEEEVEASIEWEAEQFIPFEISEVNLDFQIVGPDPKDPAQMNVILVAAKKDFVNEGLTVFHECGLNPVVLDIDSFAIENAFQANYDVEEGEIVALINVGASTMNVNVLKEGVSVFTRDLQTGGNMFNEEIQKRLGINSEEAEQAKLGGEVGEIDTAVLAEVMSEAADTLAQEIQRSLDYFSATSTDDKVTKLFISGGVSKTSGIDQAFEQRLGVPVEILDPFRRIEVNEDLFDPAYVQAVGPLFAVGVGLAMRRLGDK; this is translated from the coding sequence ATGCTACAGGGGCTATTTGGGATAAAAAAAGATATCGTTGGCATCGATGTCGGGTCCAGTTCCGTTAAGCTTGTGCAGCTTAAGGCTGTCAAGGGCGGTTATCAGTTGCTGAATCTTGGTATTGCGCAATTGCCGCCCGAGGCCATTGTCGATAACACGGTTATGGATTCCGTTGCTGTGGTCGATAGTATTCGGAACCTGGTGGAAAACCAGAAGGTCAAGACAAAAAATGTCGCTGCTTCGGTATCTGGACATTCGGTTATTATTCGTAAAATCACCATGCCGATTATGACCGAGGAGGAAGTCGAAGCCTCCATTGAGTGGGAAGCCGAGCAGTTTATCCCTTTTGAAATTTCCGAAGTAAATCTTGATTTTCAAATCGTCGGTCCAGATCCAAAGGATCCCGCCCAGATGAATGTGATTCTGGTGGCGGCAAAAAAAGACTTTGTCAATGAAGGTTTGACCGTTTTTCACGAATGCGGTTTGAATCCGGTTGTGCTCGATATCGACTCTTTCGCCATCGAAAATGCCTTCCAGGCAAATTATGATGTGGAAGAAGGGGAGATTGTTGCATTAATCAATGTCGGTGCAAGCACTATGAATGTGAACGTCCTCAAAGAAGGTGTTTCTGTTTTTACCCGGGATTTGCAGACCGGGGGCAACATGTTCAATGAGGAAATTCAGAAGCGCCTTGGGATTAACAGCGAGGAGGCCGAGCAGGCCAAACTTGGCGGCGAGGTTGGGGAGATCGATACTGCCGTGTTGGCTGAAGTCATGAGTGAGGCTGCTGATACTCTGGCGCAAGAAATTCAGCGATCTCTCGATTATTTCTCCGCGACATCGACCGATGACAAGGTAACAAAGCTTTTTATCAGTGGTGGTGTTTCGAAGACCTCCGGCATTGACCAAGCCTTTGAGCAGCGACTCGGAGTTCCTGTTGAAATTTTAGATCCCTTCCGTCGCATTGAGGTGAATGAGGACCTTTTTGATCCTGCCTATGTGCAGGCTGTTGGGCCCCTCTTTGCTGTTGGAGTCGGGCTTGCCATGAGGAGGTTGGGCGACAAATGA
- a CDS encoding prepilin peptidase yields the protein MATLIVITFIDIDHQIIPDAISLPGIVVGFLAAFLIPWLAWYDSLLGILLGGGSLWLVAEVYHRLTGKEGMGGGDIKLLAMMGAFLGWKAMLPVIFFGSLAGSLVGVPLMWLKGADGKLAIPFGPFLALGAWFIYYGASNYWYGTLACAKGRGFLFGGF from the coding sequence GTGGCGACGTTGATTGTCATTACTTTCATCGATATTGACCACCAGATTATTCCGGATGCTATCAGTCTGCCTGGCATCGTAGTTGGTTTTCTCGCTGCATTCTTGATCCCCTGGCTCGCCTGGTACGACTCACTGCTCGGTATTTTGCTGGGCGGGGGAAGTCTGTGGTTGGTGGCTGAAGTCTATCATCGCCTGACCGGTAAGGAAGGTATGGGTGGCGGAGACATCAAACTGTTGGCAATGATGGGAGCTTTTTTGGGTTGGAAGGCTATGTTGCCTGTGATATTTTTTGGTTCGCTGGCGGGCTCCCTGGTCGGTGTGCCTCTTATGTGGCTCAAGGGGGCGGATGGCAAACTCGCTATTCCCTTCGGTCCCTTTTTGGCTCTGGGGGCCTGGTTTATTTATTATGGGGCCAGCAATTATTGGTATGGTACCTTGGCTTGTGCCAAAGGTAGAGGTTTTTTGTTTGGTGGTTTTTAG
- a CDS encoding PilN domain-containing protein — protein sequence MIRINLLPVRAAQKKARLQGQLIVLALVLALTSLVCGGLYTSVAVKISSEKKEITEIQKEINRLKKTLGEVAHFKELQKEFQGKLDVLAALKEKKTGPVHLLDELSRVLPDKLWLSSFKESKGAISIKGVGLNEATVARFMRDLETSPYYRQVVLKVTEQTKQGGMKLQKFEVSCLAETPTEPKAK from the coding sequence ATGATTCGTATCAATTTGCTACCCGTCAGAGCTGCTCAGAAAAAAGCCCGATTGCAGGGCCAGTTGATCGTGCTGGCACTGGTTCTGGCTCTGACCAGTTTAGTATGTGGCGGTCTCTATACCTCTGTTGCGGTCAAGATTTCCTCAGAGAAAAAGGAAATTACCGAAATCCAAAAAGAGATCAATCGCTTGAAGAAAACTCTTGGCGAGGTAGCGCATTTCAAGGAATTGCAAAAAGAGTTTCAAGGCAAACTTGATGTGCTGGCAGCGCTGAAGGAAAAGAAGACCGGGCCGGTGCATCTGCTTGATGAACTGAGTCGAGTGTTGCCTGACAAGTTGTGGCTCTCCTCCTTCAAAGAGTCCAAAGGGGCGATATCAATCAAGGGGGTCGGCTTGAACGAAGCAACGGTGGCTCGTTTTATGCGCGACTTGGAGACATCCCCCTATTATCGCCAGGTTGTATTGAAGGTTACCGAGCAGACCAAGCAAGGCGGGATGAAGTTGCAGAAGTTTGAGGTTTCCTGCCTTGCTGAGACGCCCACAGAGCCAAAAGCCAAATAG
- a CDS encoding ABC transporter ATP-binding protein, with protein sequence MADSVVFSEVWKTYQRELGGVSAPALRGVTFSVRRGETLGLIGANGAGKSTCIRLLMDFIRPDRGCITIEDRSPENSILRRDIGYLPEIASFPASLTILDMLRFVGATHDLPKAVLAEQSERWLKTLELWDVRKRPIRTYSKGMQQRGSFVLALVHDPALLVLDEPMSGLDPIGRASIIRLIRDLKVQGKTILFCTHILEDMDQLADRVLILHKGEKRFLGTPNDLSAEFGTNSIVDGFLSAIAEEQS encoded by the coding sequence ATGGCCGATAGCGTTGTCTTTTCTGAGGTCTGGAAGACCTATCAACGAGAGCTTGGCGGGGTTTCCGCACCGGCGTTGCGGGGGGTGACCTTTTCTGTTCGGCGGGGAGAAACCTTGGGGTTGATCGGCGCCAATGGAGCCGGCAAGAGCACCTGTATCCGGCTGTTGATGGACTTTATCCGCCCCGACCGGGGGTGTATCACCATAGAAGACCGGTCGCCGGAGAATAGTATCCTGCGTCGTGATATTGGATATTTGCCCGAGATTGCAAGTTTTCCCGCCAGCCTGACGATTTTGGATATGTTGCGTTTTGTAGGTGCCACCCATGATCTACCGAAGGCGGTTCTTGCCGAACAGTCCGAACGATGGCTAAAGACGCTGGAACTCTGGGATGTTCGGAAGCGTCCTATCCGTACCTATTCAAAGGGCATGCAGCAGCGTGGCAGTTTTGTGCTTGCGCTGGTGCATGATCCTGCTCTGTTGGTTCTGGATGAGCCGATGAGCGGCCTTGATCCCATAGGGCGGGCCAGTATTATTCGGCTAATTCGTGACCTTAAGGTTCAGGGAAAAACCATCCTCTTTTGTACCCATATCCTTGAAGACATGGATCAGTTGGCTGACAGGGTTCTGATTCTGCATAAGGGGGAGAAGCGATTCCTTGGTACGCCGAATGACTTGTCGGCCGAATTTGGTACTAATTCCATTGTGGACGGTTTTTTAAGTGCCATTGCGGAGGAACAATCATGA
- a CDS encoding type 4a pilus biogenesis protein PilO, with the protein MHPSIEKIFNWPLYQRLLLLTGVVALIFAGFVYFVYLEKHKEYVRLEQQKNSRFAKLQEDRRIANNLPKFKSEYESMKRKLDHALAELPNKQEIPTLLTSIASLAKDNGLDVLRFKPDKEVPQGFYAEVPVSLKLVGSYHEVAMFTYDVSNMARIVNINNLMMDSPQMSGGRNLLSIECLATTFRFIEGGTAPNKNIKKRKK; encoded by the coding sequence ATGCATCCCAGTATTGAAAAAATTTTCAACTGGCCTCTATATCAGCGGCTGTTGCTGCTTACAGGAGTTGTGGCGCTTATTTTTGCCGGGTTTGTTTACTTTGTGTATCTCGAGAAGCACAAGGAATATGTCAGGCTCGAACAGCAAAAAAACTCCCGATTCGCCAAGTTGCAGGAGGATCGGCGTATCGCCAATAACCTGCCCAAGTTTAAAAGTGAATACGAAAGTATGAAGCGCAAGCTGGATCACGCTTTGGCAGAGTTGCCGAATAAGCAAGAAATACCTACGCTGCTAACGAGTATCGCCTCGCTGGCTAAAGACAATGGTCTTGATGTGTTGCGTTTCAAGCCCGACAAGGAAGTACCCCAGGGCTTTTATGCCGAGGTGCCGGTCAGTCTCAAGTTGGTCGGTTCGTATCATGAAGTTGCCATGTTCACTTATGACGTGAGCAACATGGCGCGAATAGTTAATATCAACAATCTCATGATGGACAGCCCCCAAATGAGTGGTGGCAGAAACCTGCTGTCTATTGAGTGTCTGGCAACCACCTTCCGGTTTATCGAAGGCGGAACCGCACCTAATAAAAATATAAAGAAAAGGAAGAAATGA
- a CDS encoding pilus assembly protein PilP: protein MMMRMSFLTTLLLIACLSLAGCGEEAPQKKLPEAKKVMAKVAAKKQSLQQKPAKPEKVESKYVYAPAGRRDPFLALVKIRKAFTENGKPLTPLQKFDLGQFRLIGVIIGRNEPMAMVMAPGGKAYVLKRGIKIGTNAGQVTDIREDAVVVEERFYNFAGEYRTSVQEIQLPKRQGV, encoded by the coding sequence ATGATGATGCGCATGTCCTTCCTTACGACGTTATTGCTGATTGCCTGTTTGTCTCTGGCGGGTTGCGGCGAAGAAGCTCCGCAGAAAAAGTTGCCAGAGGCGAAAAAGGTCATGGCGAAAGTTGCAGCCAAGAAGCAGTCTTTGCAGCAAAAACCAGCTAAGCCTGAGAAGGTTGAGTCCAAATATGTTTATGCACCGGCTGGTCGTCGCGATCCCTTTTTGGCTTTGGTGAAAATCCGCAAGGCTTTTACCGAAAACGGAAAGCCTCTGACTCCTCTGCAGAAATTCGACCTTGGCCAGTTTCGACTGATTGGAGTAATCATCGGCCGCAATGAGCCGATGGCCATGGTGATGGCCCCGGGCGGCAAAGCTTATGTATTAAAGCGGGGGATAAAAATCGGCACGAATGCTGGTCAGGTTACAGATATCCGGGAAGATGCAGTTGTTGTAGAGGAACGGTTCTATAATTTTGCAGGCGAGTACCGTACGAGTGTTCAGGAGATTCAACTTCCTAAGCGGCAAGGAGTATAG